Proteins encoded together in one Opisthocomus hoazin isolate bOpiHoa1 chromosome 27, bOpiHoa1.hap1, whole genome shotgun sequence window:
- the GIPC3 gene encoding PDZ domain-containing protein GIPC3 gives MLGFCGHGPSRVAELAVSPAGSLRRPIGFPSPRSPYGRAGSQHPSIIQQRRLRRAGSPMENGAGQEPGPPEPPVTEGSPAPRAPRARPRLVFRTQLAHGSPTGRIEGFTNVKELYAKIAEVFGISPTEILFCTLNTHKVDMQKLLGGQIGLEDFIFAHVRGETKEVEVTKTEDALGLTITDNGAGCAFIKRIKEGSIINRLPSVCVGDSIEAINDRSIVGCRHYEVARLLRELPRAQPFTLRLVQPRRAFDMIGQRARSSRAPGEGSVASGRETLRLRAQGPATLEEGPPPSEEEAARRVDDLLESYLGIRDGELAAAMLEAARRSPGPAPLARALGSLLGGFSFPPEFVGALWAAGSGPGGGQG, from the exons CGGCCCGTCGCGCGTGGCAGAGCTCGCCGTGTCCCCGGCCGGTTCCCTGCGCCGCCCGATCGGGTTCCCCAGCCCGCGATCACCTTACGGCCGAGCCGGGAGCCAGCACCCATCTATAATTCAGCAGCGcaggctgcggcgggcaggcagCCCCATGGAGAACGGCGCGGGGCAGGAGCCagggccccccgagccccccgtgACCGAGGGCAGCCCGgcgccccgagccccccgagcTCGCCCCAGGCTGGTGTTCCGCACGCAGCTGGCCCACGGCAGCCCCACGGGGCGCATCGAGGGCTTCACCAACGTCAAGGAGCTCTACGCCAAAATCGCCGAGGTCTTCGGCATCTCGCCCACCGAG ATCCTCTTCTGCACGCTCAACACGCACAAAGTCGACATGCAGAAGCTGCTGGGGGGGCAGATCGGCCTGGAGGACTTCATCTTCGCCCACGTCCGCGGCGAGACGAAGGAGGTGGAGGTGACCAAGACGGAGGACGCGCTCGGCCTCACCATCACGGACAACGGGGCCGGCTGCGCTTTCATCAAG aGAATCAAGGAGGGGAGCATCATCAACCGGCTGCCGAGCGTCTGCGTGGGCGACAGCATCGAGGCCATCAACGACCGCAGCATCGTGGGCTGCCGCCACTACGAGGTGgcccggctgctgcgggagctgccgcGCGCCCAGCCCTTCACCCTGCGCCTGGTGCAGCCCAGGAGGGCGTTCG ACATGATCGGGCAGCGGGCGCGGAGCAGCAGGGCCCCGGGCGAGGGCAGCGTGGCCAGCGGGAGGGAGACGCTGCGGCTGCGGGCCCAGGGCCCGGCCACGCTGGAGGAGGGG ccgcccccctccGAGGAAGAAGCTGCCCGCCGGGTcgatgacctgctggagagctacCTGGGCATCCGCGACGGCGAGCTGG ccGCGGCCATGCTGGAGGCAGCGaggcgcagccccggcccggcgcccctGGCCCGCGCcctgggctcgctgctgggcggCTTCTCCTTCCCCCCGGAGTTCGTGGGCGCGCTGTGGGCGGCCGGCAGTgggcccgggggggggcaggggtag
- the TBXA2R gene encoding thromboxane A2 receptor: protein MEPHNGSAAGRPDTCFGAFNASDGRNSTQSSITSRWFSTTFGLIGLCSNLFALCVLLRSSRQLSSRTRSSFLVFLCGLVVTDFMGLLVTASVVIPYHFVKFAWAEVDPNCHLCNFLGFSMVFFGQCPLLLGATMAGERFFGISRPFSRSTSVSKRRAWSIVGLVWGFSCLLGLLPVLGMGRYTLQYPGSWCFLTLLPDAGNAVFCLLFALLGIFSVLLSFVFNTVSVVTLCRVYHDRESVQRRRDSEVEMMVQLVGIMVIATICWMPLLIFIVQTVLQQLPAAGRLRVLPGETQRLLLLYVRLVTWNQILDPWVYILCRRAVLQRGQRGPRPPARGPALRPKRASPGLQ, encoded by the exons atggaGCCCCACAACGGCAGCGCGGCCGGCCGGCCGGACACGTGCTTCGGGGCGTTCAACGCCAGCGACGGCCGTAACAGCACGCAGAGCAGCATCACCTCACGCTGGTTCTCCACCACCTTCGGCCTCATCGGCCTCTGCTCCAACCTCTTCGCCCTCTGCGTCCTGCTCCGCTCCTCCCGCCAGCTGTCCAGCCGGACCCGCTCCTCCTTCCTCGTCTTCCTCTGCGGGCTGGTGGTCACGGACTTCATGGGGCTGCTGGTGACGGCCTCGGTCGTCATCCCCTACCACTTCGTCAAGTTTGCCTGGGCCGAGGTGGACCCCAACTGCCACCTCTGCAACTTCCTCGGCTTCTCCATGGTCTTCTTTGGGCAGTGCCCGCTGCTGCTTGGGGCCACCATGGCCGGCGAGAGGTTCTTCGGCATCAGCCGGCCCTTCTCCCGCTCCACCAGCGTCTCCAAGCGCCGCGCCTGGTCCATCGTGGGGCTGGTGTGGGgcttctcctgcctgctggggctgctgccggtGCTGGGCATGGGGCGGTACACGCTGCAGTACCCCGGCTCCTGGTGCTTCCTCACCCTCCTGCCCGACGCCGGCAACGCCGTCTTCTGCCTGCTCTTTGCCCTGCTGGGCATCTTCTCCGTGCTGCTCTCCTTCGTCTTCAACACGGTCAGCGTGGTGACGCTCTGCCGCGTCTACCACGACCGCGAGTCGGTGCAGCGGCGCCGCGACAGCGAGGTGGAGATGATGGTGCAGCTGGTGGGCATCATGGTCATCGCCACCATCTGCTGGATGCCCCTCCTG ATCTTCATCGTGCAGAccgtgctgcagcagctgccggccgccgggcgcctgcgggtgctgccgggggagacgcagcggctgctgctgctctacGTCCGCCTGGTCACCTGGAACCAGATCCTGGACCCCTGGGTCTACATCCTGTGCCGCCGCGCCGTGCTGCAGCGCGGCcagcgcggcccccggccccccgcccgcggccccgcgctgCGCCCCAAGCGCGCCAGCCCCGGCCTGCAGTAG
- the CACTIN gene encoding LOW QUALITY PROTEIN: splicing factor Cactin (The sequence of the model RefSeq protein was modified relative to this genomic sequence to represent the inferred CDS: deleted 1 base in 1 codon), with product MGSRSRSPARRRGARSPRRERVRERRRRSRSVERRREPSSGSDSGDEKRKWKKKSKSRDQHRESQKKHRSRSRGRSSGSSSERERDKRRARSRERRRKRDGSKSSVSSISSPSPPRSRDREETRQQLSLQERLRLKEEKKKQAALMKALETPEEKRARRLAKKEAKERKKREKMGWGEEYMGYTNTDNPFGDNNLLGTFIWSKALEKKGISHLDEKDLKERNKRIQEDNRLELQKVKQLRLEREREKAMREQELEMLQREKEAEHFKTWEEQEDNFHLQQAKLRSKIRIRDGRAKPIDLLAKYISAEDDDLAVEMHEPYTFLNGLTVSDMEDLVEDIQVYMELEQGKNVDFWRDMTIITEDEIAKLRKLEASGKGGPGERRDGVNASVSSDVQSVFKGKTYNQLQVLYQGVESKIRAGGPSLDVGYWESLLQQLKAYMARARLRERHQDVLRQKLYKLKQEQGVESEPLFPIIKREPASPSDRLGAEESIVVQPGPSSEPEPEQDAEAKGEAEGEAVLMEEDLIQQSLDDYDAGKYSPRLLGASELPFDAHVLEAEEDAHRLLLLRQQLQVTGDATESADDIFFRKAKEGMGRDEAQFSVEMPLTGKAYLWADKYRPRKPRFFNRVHTGFEWNKYNQTHYDFDNPPPKIVQGYKFNIFYPDLIDKRSTPEYFLEACQDNKDFAILRFHAGPPYEDIAFKIVSREWEYSHRHGFRCQFANGIFQLWFHFKRYRYRR from the exons ATGGGGTCGAGGTcgcgcagcccggcccggcgccgagGGGCCCGTtcgccgcggcgggagcgggtccgggagaggcggcggcgcaGCCGGAGCGTGGAGCGCCGCCGGGAGCCGAGCTCGGG ctcggaCTCTGGCGATGAGAAGcggaaatggaagaagaaaagcaaaagcagggaCCAGCACCGTGAGAGCCAGAAGAAACACCGCTCGCGGTCCCGGGGCCGCTCCTCCGGCTCGAGCTCGGAGCGCGAGCGAGACAAGAGGAGAGCGCGGAGCAGGGAGCGGCGGAGGAAGAGAGATGGCTCCAAGTCTTCCGTGTCCTCCATCAGCTCTCCGTCCCCGCCGCGCTCGCGGGACAGGGAGGAGACGAGGCAGCAGCTGAGCCTCCAGGAGCGCTTGAGgctgaaggaggagaagaagaagcagGCTGCGCTCATGAAAGCCCTGGAGACGCCCGAGGAGAAACGGGCTCGCCGGCTGGCCAAGAAGGAGGCCAAGGAGAGGAAGAAGCGGGAGAagatggggtggggagaggagtaCATGGGTTACACCAACACCGACAACCCGTTTGGGGACAACAACCTGCTGGGCACCTTCATCTGGAGCAAG GCACTGGAAAAGAAAGGGATCAGCCACCTGGACGAGAAGGACCTGAAGGAGAGGAACAAGCGAATCCAGGAGGACAATCGCCTGGAGCTGCAGAAG GTGAAGCAGCTGCGcctggagcgggagcgggagaaGGCAATgcgggagcaggagctggagatgctgcagcgggagaaggaggcagagcactTCAAAacctgggaggagcaggaggacaaCTTCCACCTGCAGCAGGCCAAGCTGCG GTCTAAGATCCGGATCCGGGATGGGAGGGCGAAAcccattgacctgctggccaagtaCATCAGCGCGGAGGACGACGACCTGGCCGTGGAGATGCACGAGCCCTACACCTTCCTGAACGGCCTGACCGTCTCCGACATGGAGGATCTGGTGGAGGACATTCAG GTTTACATGgagctggagcaagggaagaacGTGGACTTCTGGAGGGACATGACCATCATCACGGAGGATGAGATAGCCAAGCTCCGCAAACTGGAGGCCTCTGGGAAAGGAGGACCAG GCGAGCGTCGGGACGGCGTCAACGCCTCCGTCAGCTCGGACGTGCAGTCCGTGTTCAAGGGGAAGACTTACAACCAGCTGCAAGTGCTGTACCAGGGCGTCGAGAGCAAGATCCGCGCAGGAGGACCCAGCCTTGACGTTGGCTACTGGGagagcctgctgcagcagctgaaggcGTACATGGCTCGGGCCag GCTGCGGGAGCGGCACCAGGATGTGCTGCGCCAGAAGCTGTACAAGTTGAAGCAGGAGCAGGGTGTGGAGAGCGAACCGCTCTTCCCCATCATCAAGCGGGAGCCGGCCTCCCCCAGCGACAG GCTGGGTGCAGAGGAGAGCATTGTGGTGCAGCCGGGGCCGTCCTCGGAGCCGGAGCCCGAGCAGGACGCGGAGGCCAAAGGAGAGGCGGAGGGGGAGGCTGTGCTGATGGAGGAGGACCTGATCCAGCAGAGCCTGGACGACTACGACGCGGGGAAGTACAGCCCCCGGCTGCTGGGCGCCAGCGAGCTGCCCTTCGACGCCCACGTGCTGGAGGCCGAGGAGGACGCGCATCGGTTGCTGCTTCTGCGCCAGCAGCTCCAGGTCACAG GTGATGCCACCGAGAGCGCCGACGACATCTTCTTCCGGAAGGCCAAGGAGGGCATGGGCCGC GACGAGGCGCAGTTCAGCGTGGAGATGCCCCTCACGGGCAAGGCCTATCTCTGGGCGGACAAGTACCGGCCCCGCAAGCCCCGCTTCTTCAACCGGGTGCACACGGGCTTCGAGTGGAACAAGTACAACCAGACCCACTACGACTTCGACAACCCGCCCCCCAAGATCGTGCAGGGCTACAAGTTCAACATCTTCTACCCCGACCTCATCGACAAGCGCTCGACGCCCGAGTACTTCCTGGAGGCCTGCCAGGACAACAAGGACTTCGCCATCCTGCGCTTCCACGCCGGGCCGCCCTACGAGGACATCGCCTTCAAGATCGTCAGCCGGGAGTGGGAGTATTCCCACCGCCATGGCTTCCGCTGCCAGTTTGCCAACGGCATCTTCCAGCTCTGGTTCCACTTCAAGCGTTACCGTTACCGCCGGTGA